The Sediminispirochaeta smaragdinae DSM 11293 genome has a segment encoding these proteins:
- a CDS encoding DeoR/GlpR family DNA-binding transcription regulator, giving the protein MKAKSKTDIRRQKIRQMLISNNVVSINEFCQLLKCSESTIRNDLKYLDAKGLITRTYGGAVLNGNTRYNVAMNTRYGMNVAAKEEIADYIVHNVLVDDSIITLDSGTTMVGIAKKILEASLKLTVITTSLAIAEVLNRTANIDLYLTGGRLNHIKEAFIDQSAIEFVSSMCSDLYLFSCDGVDIEKGFTIGDPEEVAIKKAMSQFSKRTICAVDSSKIDQIKLKKIFDINDIEMIITDTAVSEKKIEKLRSAGADIIKATKKTQA; this is encoded by the coding sequence ATGAAAGCAAAGTCAAAGACAGATATCAGAAGGCAAAAGATCAGGCAGATGCTCATTTCCAACAACGTTGTATCGATAAACGAATTCTGCCAGTTACTCAAATGCAGTGAATCGACTATCAGAAATGATCTTAAATACTTAGATGCGAAGGGACTGATTACCAGAACATACGGCGGTGCCGTTTTAAATGGCAACACCAGGTACAATGTGGCAATGAATACGCGTTACGGCATGAACGTAGCTGCAAAAGAGGAGATTGCCGACTATATCGTGCATAATGTTCTTGTTGATGATTCGATCATCACCCTTGACAGCGGGACAACGATGGTCGGAATCGCAAAAAAGATTCTTGAAGCTTCGCTTAAACTAACGGTGATAACCACCTCGCTTGCCATTGCTGAAGTATTGAACAGAACCGCAAACATAGATCTCTATCTTACGGGTGGAAGACTCAATCACATAAAAGAGGCCTTTATCGATCAGAGTGCTATTGAGTTTGTCTCTTCAATGTGTTCGGATTTGTATCTTTTTTCTTGTGATGGTGTAGATATCGAGAAAGGATTTACCATTGGAGACCCCGAAGAAGTTGCAATCAAGAAAGCAATGTCACAATTTTCGAAAAGAACCATCTGTGCCGTTGACAGCTCAAAGATAGATCAAATTAAATTAAAGAAAATTTTTGATATCAATGATATCGAAATGATAATAACCGATACTGCAGTGAGTGAAAAGAAAATCGAAAAATTGAGATCGGCGGGGGCAGATATCATCAAGGCGACAAAAAAAACGCAAGCATAA
- a CDS encoding tripartite tricarboxylate transporter TctB family protein: MEDKKDLVTGIGFFSLGIFLLIQSLLLENYNGVVAGTDPGIKFLPIIISILLILDSILLITTNIIKARTRRIEKSNNSISVLETIDRNKKLLLTIVILIVFPFILKPAGFLISVSVFTFLLLRILSNSRWHKSVITSLLITLFCYAVFGYLFKIPLP; this comes from the coding sequence GTGGAAGATAAGAAAGATCTGGTAACCGGGATAGGTTTTTTTTCCCTGGGAATTTTCCTTCTCATACAGTCTTTACTATTGGAAAACTACAATGGCGTAGTGGCAGGAACTGACCCCGGAATAAAATTCCTTCCGATCATTATATCGATACTCCTGATTCTGGATAGTATCCTTTTAATAACGACAAATATTATTAAAGCAAGAACGAGAAGAATAGAAAAAAGCAATAATTCTATATCCGTCCTTGAAACAATAGATAGAAATAAAAAGCTGCTTTTAACTATAGTCATTCTGATAGTATTTCCTTTTATACTAAAACCAGCTGGATTTTTAATTTCCGTATCTGTTTTTACTTTTTTACTGCTTAGAATACTATCAAATTCTAGATGGCATAAGAGTGTCATCACTTCATTACTGATAACACTCTTTTGTTATGCTGTCTTCGGGTATCTATTTAAAATACCTCTGCCATGA
- a CDS encoding ABC transporter permease, producing MLGKKSVLLDNMKRLGHSRLYGISIILFSMIAFLFIASPTFRTVQNTINVLNQVSINGIIAIGMTFVIICAGIDISVGSIIALASVVVGAVLTHGGNCFLAVVLAVMACGLVGVFNGFFIAKYNMFPFVVTIASQLIIRGLAYVISNGKSYILTDPVFKQIGQGRLFGKIPYSILVFASVAIICYFLLSRMKYGRYLYATGGNEHAAIASGVNVQLIKLATYTIMGICTGIAGVLLTSRVNAGQPAMGVGYETDAIAASVIGGVSFMGGIGSVEGTVIGVLIIGLINNGMNLMGVSSFYQQIVKGFIILLTVMMDLKLTNKK from the coding sequence ATGCTTGGGAAAAAAAGTGTGTTACTCGACAACATGAAACGACTTGGCCATTCAAGGCTATACGGGATTTCCATCATTCTGTTTTCGATGATAGCGTTTTTGTTTATTGCCAGTCCCACTTTCAGGACCGTTCAGAATACTATAAATGTTCTTAATCAAGTAAGTATAAACGGCATCATCGCAATTGGCATGACCTTTGTAATTATCTGTGCCGGGATCGATATTTCGGTAGGATCAATCATCGCCTTGGCTTCGGTGGTTGTTGGTGCAGTTCTGACTCACGGAGGTAATTGTTTTCTTGCGGTAGTACTTGCCGTTATGGCATGTGGACTTGTCGGTGTTTTTAATGGATTTTTCATCGCCAAATACAACATGTTCCCATTTGTGGTAACAATAGCTAGTCAGTTAATTATCAGGGGCCTCGCATATGTCATTAGCAACGGAAAATCCTACATATTAACCGATCCTGTATTCAAGCAAATAGGTCAAGGTCGTTTATTTGGAAAAATTCCATATTCAATTTTGGTTTTTGCTTCCGTTGCAATAATTTGTTATTTCCTTCTCAGCCGTATGAAATACGGAAGGTACCTCTATGCCACCGGCGGAAATGAACATGCTGCCATTGCATCGGGTGTTAATGTTCAGCTCATAAAATTAGCCACGTACACAATAATGGGCATCTGTACCGGTATTGCCGGCGTGTTATTAACTTCGCGTGTAAATGCAGGGCAACCGGCCATGGGCGTTGGATATGAAACCGATGCAATAGCGGCTTCCGTCATCGGTGGTGTCAGTTTCATGGGCGGGATCGGCAGTGTGGAAGGTACGGTTATTGGGGTTCTTATTATTGGCTTAATAAATAATGGCATGAATCTGATGGGTGTATCGTCCTTTTATCAACAGATAGTAAAGGGCTTCATTATTCTTTTGACGGTGATGATGGATTTGAAGCTGACCAATAAAAAATGA
- a CDS encoding substrate-binding domain-containing protein: MRRKMLFAAALSLIAVSVFGAGQSEDDGIRIGILQKSRSDQYQIILNEAQENVLKELKASGKIINYFQFDAELDVQKQLNESDDLIAMGVDVIVMSTTDANGCAPIVTKCKEAGIPLVIVNAQTVNADEASAIVCSDDVDAGEIMGNYIIERLGGKGVASGNVLQLEGDIGNTSQMGRDEGLKNTVYKEPHLTILESLTAKWQRDEAMRITEDWLQKYPEISAIAAENDNMAMGALNAVINAGRKDEIVIIGVDAIQDALLSIQNGELDATVFQNGKAQGATSIEVAYAIASGQAYEKKTLIPFELVTKDNVDDFLNK, translated from the coding sequence ATGAGACGAAAGATGCTTTTTGCTGCCGCATTATCACTCATCGCAGTGAGTGTATTCGGTGCAGGTCAATCGGAAGACGATGGTATCAGAATTGGTATCTTGCAGAAAAGTCGTTCTGATCAATATCAGATTATCTTAAACGAGGCTCAGGAGAATGTTCTCAAGGAATTAAAGGCAAGCGGAAAGATTATTAATTATTTTCAGTTCGACGCAGAACTAGATGTTCAGAAGCAGCTGAACGAATCTGACGATCTGATTGCCATGGGTGTAGATGTTATTGTCATGAGCACAACAGATGCTAATGGTTGCGCTCCGATTGTGACGAAATGCAAGGAAGCCGGTATCCCACTCGTCATTGTTAATGCACAAACGGTTAATGCAGATGAGGCCTCTGCAATTGTCTGTTCCGATGATGTAGACGCCGGGGAGATCATGGGAAATTACATTATAGAAAGGCTGGGAGGAAAGGGCGTTGCATCTGGAAATGTCCTTCAGCTGGAAGGAGATATAGGTAACACTTCTCAGATGGGCCGAGATGAAGGTTTAAAAAATACTGTCTACAAAGAACCACATTTAACCATCCTCGAATCTTTGACGGCAAAATGGCAGCGGGATGAAGCTATGAGAATAACCGAAGACTGGTTGCAGAAATACCCCGAAATCAGTGCCATTGCAGCAGAGAATGATAATATGGCTATGGGTGCCCTTAATGCCGTTATTAATGCCGGAAGAAAAGATGAGATTGTTATTATTGGTGTCGATGCTATTCAGGATGCCTTGTTGAGCATACAAAATGGCGAATTAGACGCAACGGTCTTCCAGAATGGAAAAGCTCAGGGGGCAACGAGCATTGAAGTTGCGTATGCGATAGCTTCAGGACAGGCTTATGAGAAGAAAACGCTGATTCCTTTTGAACTTGTTACAAAGGATAATGTGGACGACTTCCTGAACAAGTAG
- a CDS encoding sugar ABC transporter ATP-binding protein, producing MSDYLLELRKITKRFPGTIALSEVDLQILPGEVHALVGENGAGKSTLMKIIVGIYKPDDGEIWFDGEKIHFMTPAEALNSGISMIPQELNPIMEMTIAENIFLHREPMKHGIFTDSNTQESMTRELLKKFNLSFSPKQKMKELTIAQMQMIEIAKAVSCSSKVVIMDEPTSSLDLGETKQLFETIRDLKSRGISIIYISHRLEEIHEICDRLTVFRDGHYIATRPVKNITRDEIIQMMVGRVVQYKGKIGRETFGTEVLSVKGLRRKGFFDDVSFRVREGEILGFSGLVGAGRSETMKSIFGLDPLDSGEVFWYGKKIKIANTSDAIKRGIAMVTEDRREYGLVLCRSILENTSLPSLRIKHSPYIDHRKEQKDVKEKTRQLSVKAPHVGVATKNLSGGNQQKVILAKWLMIAPKLIILDEPTRGIDVGAKDEIYKLISEFTHAGMAIILISSELSEVMWLSNRILVMHEGRITGEFKREDIVEGKVTQEDILDKSFGG from the coding sequence ATGAGTGATTACCTCTTGGAGTTGAGAAAAATTACAAAAAGATTCCCCGGAACAATAGCTCTTAGTGAAGTCGATCTACAAATACTGCCTGGCGAAGTTCACGCTTTGGTGGGAGAAAATGGTGCCGGAAAATCAACCTTAATGAAAATAATTGTCGGCATATATAAGCCTGACGACGGCGAGATCTGGTTTGACGGCGAAAAGATACATTTTATGACTCCGGCCGAAGCACTCAACAGCGGAATAAGCATGATTCCTCAAGAACTCAATCCAATCATGGAAATGACCATTGCGGAAAATATTTTTCTTCATAGAGAGCCGATGAAACATGGGATATTTACCGATTCGAACACCCAGGAAAGTATGACCAGAGAGCTTTTGAAGAAATTTAATCTTAGCTTTTCGCCCAAACAAAAAATGAAGGAACTGACAATTGCCCAAATGCAAATGATCGAAATAGCGAAGGCCGTTTCATGCAGTTCAAAAGTAGTAATTATGGATGAACCAACTTCATCTCTTGATTTGGGAGAAACGAAACAGTTATTTGAAACGATCAGGGATCTGAAATCCCGTGGAATTAGCATTATTTATATCTCTCACCGACTGGAAGAGATACATGAAATTTGTGACAGGCTTACGGTTTTTCGTGACGGACACTATATTGCTACGAGGCCGGTGAAGAACATTACTCGTGACGAGATCATTCAGATGATGGTCGGTCGTGTGGTCCAATATAAAGGAAAAATAGGGCGTGAAACTTTTGGCACGGAAGTTTTATCCGTTAAAGGGTTAAGGCGCAAGGGCTTTTTTGACGACGTTTCTTTTCGTGTCCGAGAAGGTGAGATCTTGGGATTTTCAGGTCTTGTGGGAGCGGGAAGAAGTGAGACGATGAAATCCATTTTTGGGCTTGATCCCTTAGATTCCGGTGAGGTTTTCTGGTATGGGAAAAAAATAAAAATAGCGAATACAAGCGATGCCATAAAACGTGGAATAGCCATGGTCACCGAAGATCGACGTGAGTATGGCCTGGTCCTTTGTCGAAGTATTCTTGAGAATACCAGCCTGCCCAGCCTCAGAATCAAACATTCTCCATACATAGATCACAGAAAGGAACAAAAAGACGTTAAGGAAAAAACAAGACAACTATCGGTAAAGGCGCCTCATGTAGGCGTTGCAACGAAAAATCTAAGCGGAGGAAATCAACAAAAAGTCATCCTGGCAAAATGGTTAATGATTGCTCCTAAGTTAATAATTCTTGATGAACCAACAAGAGGAATAGATGTTGGTGCAAAAGATGAAATATATAAACTCATTTCCGAATTCACGCATGCCGGAATGGCAATAATTCTCATATCGTCTGAGTTGTCAGAAGTAATGTGGCTTAGCAATAGAATCTTGGTAATGCATGAAGGGAGGATTACGGGAGAATTCAAGCGAGAAGATATTGTTGAAGGAAAAGTAACCCAAGAAGATATCTTAGATAAATCATTTGGAGGCTAA
- a CDS encoding iron-containing alcohol dehydrogenase family protein, with protein sequence MEYSIYMPVNIQFGEGMVKRIDQFCSPKDRILFICDPVIEQMGLRKKIADNLKNSDISVFSDVEPNPSVHTVNKALRIAKENKIDLCIGLGGGSSLDTAKAVACISSADGSFEDYLYGKQVVKGRKKLILIPTTAGTGSECTCVGVYTDTEKNRKTGYRTPYFYCDTAIVDPELTYSVPSSVTAATGIDAFTHALEAYWNTSSNSLCRGAAMYACRDVLKNLYSCYEDPQNKTARSSLSNASMLGGWAFGQVRTTLIHALSFPFADYFHVPHGIACALSLVPVMRYAVSNEPDCLTELACFCSYPSTKDLIAEVENMINRMNLLSSIPDIHISPAEMRDIAEKACALEYAHLIPGDIDVERLTFLLNDFLRRVFE encoded by the coding sequence GTGGAATATTCTATATATATGCCCGTTAACATCCAATTCGGTGAAGGCATGGTAAAACGTATTGATCAATTTTGCTCTCCGAAAGATAGGATTCTTTTTATCTGTGATCCGGTTATTGAACAGATGGGGCTACGAAAAAAAATAGCGGATAATTTGAAAAATAGTGATATCTCTGTTTTCTCTGATGTTGAGCCGAATCCTTCGGTTCATACTGTGAACAAGGCTTTGAGAATAGCTAAAGAAAATAAAATCGATTTGTGTATTGGTCTTGGCGGAGGCAGTTCTCTGGATACCGCCAAGGCTGTAGCTTGTATTTCATCTGCTGATGGGAGTTTTGAAGATTATCTATATGGAAAGCAGGTCGTAAAAGGACGAAAAAAACTTATTCTTATTCCTACTACGGCTGGCACGGGAAGCGAGTGTACATGCGTCGGTGTTTATACCGATACAGAAAAAAACAGAAAAACAGGATACCGGACCCCTTACTTTTACTGTGATACTGCCATTGTAGATCCTGAACTTACGTATTCTGTTCCTTCTTCGGTAACGGCGGCAACAGGTATTGACGCTTTTACCCATGCTCTTGAAGCATACTGGAATACCAGTTCCAATTCGCTATGTCGAGGTGCTGCAATGTATGCCTGCCGGGATGTCCTAAAAAATCTTTATAGTTGCTATGAAGACCCTCAAAACAAGACCGCGCGCTCTTCATTGAGCAATGCATCCATGCTTGGGGGCTGGGCGTTTGGCCAGGTCCGGACTACTCTTATACATGCGCTTAGTTTTCCTTTTGCCGATTATTTTCATGTCCCACATGGGATAGCTTGTGCATTAAGTCTGGTACCGGTAATGAGATATGCAGTTTCGAACGAACCTGATTGTTTGACGGAATTGGCTTGTTTTTGTAGTTATCCATCAACAAAAGATCTTATTGCCGAAGTTGAGAACATGATTAACAGGATGAATCTGTTATCAAGTATTCCTGACATACATATATCGCCTGCCGAAATGAGGGACATAGCCGAAAAAGCATGTGCTCTTGAATATGCCCATCTGATCCCTGGAGATATTGATGTTGAGCGTTTGACTTTTTTATTAAATGATTTTTTAAGGAGAGTCTTCGAGTGA
- a CDS encoding tripartite tricarboxylate transporter permease — MSDFLQALLLVFNIKTFAFIFFGTFVGIVFGALPGLTAVMGVALLMPLTFFMPAHYGLPMLIAVYCGGIYGGSITAILINTPGTPASAATTLDGYPMAKRGEPGKALSIAVIASGFGGIVSVIVLTFLSPILGKIALAFGPIEYFSLILIGVVLIGFLSSDSIFKSIIAALMGFVLSFIGMDPILGLPRFDFGNYHLFQGISLIPAVIGLFAISEVFVMITNIQTSTDDIKPIKKVTYAKPEVFLRNIKTLIKGSLIGTFIGAVPAVGSSTGGWISYGEAKRASKNQDKFGTGCAEGIIASESANNAVPGGAMIPLLSLGIPGDPVTAVLLGGLIIQGLTPGPNFFLKHADTAYMIFIAFFFSNIVMVLLGLIGVRFFAKVLHIPKHLLATIVMILSLIGCYAINNSIFDIKIAIVLGIFAFLMKSVKVPIAPMVLALVLAPMFEQNLRRAMILTEGSIIPFFQSPVALFFYGLCILLMIGLRKTKNTNFCEKNVKK, encoded by the coding sequence ATGAGTGATTTCTTACAAGCATTGTTATTAGTTTTTAATATAAAAACCTTCGCATTTATTTTCTTCGGTACCTTTGTAGGTATCGTTTTCGGAGCACTTCCGGGGCTTACCGCAGTGATGGGTGTAGCATTGCTGATGCCCCTTACATTCTTCATGCCGGCACACTATGGGCTGCCTATGCTTATTGCTGTGTATTGTGGGGGGATCTATGGAGGCTCCATAACGGCAATTCTGATAAATACACCAGGCACTCCGGCATCCGCAGCAACAACCCTTGACGGATATCCAATGGCCAAGCGAGGAGAGCCTGGCAAGGCATTATCAATTGCTGTAATAGCCTCGGGTTTCGGCGGAATCGTAAGTGTTATTGTTCTGACTTTTTTATCCCCAATACTGGGCAAAATAGCACTTGCATTCGGCCCTATAGAGTATTTTTCACTTATACTTATCGGGGTTGTTCTTATTGGCTTTTTGTCAAGCGACTCCATATTTAAGAGTATAATTGCGGCATTGATGGGATTCGTCCTCTCCTTTATCGGTATGGATCCGATTCTTGGACTGCCAAGATTTGACTTCGGAAATTACCATCTTTTTCAGGGGATCTCGTTAATACCTGCCGTTATCGGTCTTTTTGCCATATCAGAAGTTTTTGTCATGATAACAAATATACAGACATCAACAGATGATATAAAACCAATAAAAAAGGTTACATATGCAAAACCTGAAGTGTTTCTCCGCAATATAAAAACACTCATAAAAGGTTCTCTTATCGGAACATTTATAGGTGCCGTACCTGCGGTAGGAAGCTCTACCGGAGGATGGATTTCGTATGGAGAGGCAAAGCGTGCTTCAAAAAATCAGGACAAATTCGGCACCGGATGTGCGGAAGGAATCATTGCCAGTGAGTCAGCAAATAATGCAGTCCCAGGTGGTGCCATGATACCTTTGCTGTCGTTAGGAATTCCGGGAGACCCTGTTACCGCCGTATTACTCGGAGGCTTGATAATACAAGGATTGACCCCGGGGCCTAATTTTTTCCTTAAGCATGCTGATACTGCGTACATGATATTCATTGCTTTCTTTTTTTCGAACATCGTTATGGTTCTTCTCGGGCTGATAGGCGTGAGATTTTTTGCAAAGGTATTGCATATACCTAAACACCTCCTGGCTACTATTGTAATGATCCTTTCGCTCATAGGTTGTTACGCAATAAACAACAGCATCTTTGATATCAAAATAGCAATAGTCCTGGGAATCTTTGCTTTCTTGATGAAAAGTGTGAAGGTACCTATTGCGCCTATGGTTCTGGCTCTTGTCTTAGCGCCTATGTTTGAGCAAAATTTAAGACGGGCAATGATACTAACCGAAGGCAGTATCATTCCGTTTTTTCAAAGTCCTGTTGCTTTGTTTTTCTATGGACTCTGTATTCTTTTAATGATAGGTCTGAGGAAAACAAAGAATACGAATTTTTGTGAGAAGAACGTAAAAAAGTAA
- a CDS encoding ribulose-phosphate 3-epimerase, whose translation MQLDDLYTKKQSRMLLDVSLWSGNLVNLEKSINETKNYADVYHLDVSDAHFVPGLLFFPDLIHAINMKTDIPLHTHLMMEDPIKHVDAFIESGSDFITVHLELGEKKVGEIIAYLKKKCIHVGLSICVESDIMLLEKYLDDLDLILLMGTKIGIKGVSMEKNTPDRVKGIKAMIQAHGLENKIILSVDGGIREHTVPLLREAGADMITPGSLVFNSKNLTDTVSWLHTLN comes from the coding sequence ATGCAGCTTGATGATTTATATACAAAAAAACAGTCCAGGATGTTATTAGATGTATCCTTGTGGTCCGGCAATTTGGTGAACCTTGAAAAGAGTATTAATGAGACTAAGAATTATGCAGATGTATATCATTTAGATGTTTCAGATGCTCACTTTGTGCCTGGTTTACTCTTTTTTCCTGATCTCATTCATGCAATAAATATGAAAACGGACATCCCTCTTCATACTCATTTAATGATGGAGGATCCTATCAAGCATGTAGATGCATTTATTGAATCAGGGTCCGATTTTATTACGGTACATTTGGAGTTAGGGGAAAAGAAGGTCGGCGAAATAATTGCATATTTGAAAAAAAAGTGTATTCATGTAGGCTTATCTATCTGTGTTGAATCAGATATTATGCTGTTGGAAAAATATCTGGATGATCTGGATTTAATCCTGTTGATGGGTACGAAAATCGGCATTAAGGGCGTGAGTATGGAAAAGAACACTCCTGACCGCGTTAAGGGTATTAAGGCTATGATACAGGCTCATGGACTGGAAAATAAAATTATCCTTTCGGTTGATGGGGGTATTAGGGAACATACCGTGCCTTTACTGCGTGAGGCCGGGGCCGATATGATAACTCCGGGCTCTTTGGTTTTTAACAGTAAAAACCTAACTGATACTGTCAGCTGGTTGCATACATTAAACTAA
- a CDS encoding mandelate racemase/muconate lactonizing enzyme family protein gives MKITSIEVVKVNTGVSKRVEGVPWNPIVVMVHTDEGITGFGEIGLAYGNAGDAGFGMAADFAKVIIGMDPMNNEEIWSKIFRSTFWGMGGGTVVFGGISGIDIALWDIRGKALNVPVYQLLGGKTNTKLRAYASQLQFGWGTESKAMITPDDYAWATQKALDDGYDCVKVDPIGFDLDGNWMKWKTTGLLENKQISTAVDRVRAMREAGGKNMDLIIELHSLTDTNSAIQLGRELEQFNCFYYEEPTMPLNADLMKEIANNVKIPLASGERIYSRWGYRPFFEKRSLSIIQPDLGLVGGITEGKKICDMANVYDIGVQVHICGGPIAKAAALQLEAVIPNFVIHEHHSGALLPHNINSCKYDYQPKDGYYETPCLPGIGQELTEETIKASEKMIIT, from the coding sequence GTGAAAATTACAAGCATTGAGGTTGTAAAAGTAAATACTGGCGTTAGCAAAAGGGTTGAAGGCGTGCCATGGAATCCTATTGTTGTCATGGTACATACCGATGAAGGAATAACCGGTTTCGGGGAAATCGGTCTAGCATATGGAAATGCAGGGGATGCCGGATTTGGCATGGCAGCTGATTTCGCTAAGGTTATCATTGGAATGGACCCAATGAATAATGAAGAAATATGGTCAAAAATATTTAGAAGCACTTTCTGGGGAATGGGCGGCGGTACTGTTGTGTTTGGCGGTATTAGTGGAATCGATATTGCTCTATGGGACATAAGGGGAAAGGCCTTGAACGTTCCGGTCTATCAACTGCTGGGAGGTAAAACAAATACAAAGTTAAGAGCCTATGCAAGTCAGCTGCAATTCGGATGGGGCACGGAAAGCAAGGCGATGATTACTCCGGATGATTATGCCTGGGCAACGCAAAAAGCTCTGGATGACGGATATGATTGTGTCAAGGTCGATCCGATTGGTTTTGACCTGGATGGCAACTGGATGAAATGGAAAACAACCGGCCTTCTGGAAAACAAGCAAATTTCTACTGCGGTCGACAGAGTAAGAGCAATGAGAGAAGCAGGTGGTAAGAATATGGATCTGATAATAGAGCTCCATTCACTTACAGATACAAATTCCGCAATCCAGCTGGGTAGGGAATTGGAGCAGTTTAACTGCTTTTATTATGAAGAACCCACAATGCCTTTGAATGCTGATCTCATGAAAGAGATAGCAAATAATGTGAAGATTCCTCTTGCAAGCGGGGAAAGAATATATAGTAGATGGGGCTACAGACCATTCTTTGAAAAAAGATCTCTTTCCATTATCCAGCCGGACCTTGGATTAGTCGGAGGGATTACTGAAGGTAAGAAGATTTGTGATATGGCCAATGTATATGACATAGGAGTTCAGGTTCATATTTGCGGTGGCCCAATCGCAAAAGCAGCAGCATTGCAACTGGAAGCCGTAATACCTAATTTTGTTATTCATGAGCATCATTCCGGAGCACTTTTACCACATAATATTAATAGCTGCAAATATGATTATCAGCCGAAAGATGGTTATTATGAAACACCTTGTTTACCTGGGATAGGTCAGGAACTTACAGAAGAAACAATAAAGGCGTCAGAGAAAATGATAATAACATAG
- a CDS encoding AAA family ATPase yields the protein MIVVLAGLPGAGKSFLAKSLIKRNPSYVCFDKDIVREAIFPGKLTDFTSAQDDLCIELILQAAKYLLEKDSELVVLLDGRPFSKRYQVEMVQDRAREMQTPCKFIECTCSEGTAITRLSKGKGVHLAKNRDHDLYKKIQSSWEPLAVPHLTLVTDGPDTIDDLVDKVSVYLHD from the coding sequence ATGATTGTTGTTTTGGCGGGCCTACCGGGGGCAGGCAAGAGCTTTCTTGCTAAATCATTAATAAAAAGAAATCCGTCGTATGTATGCTTTGATAAGGATATTGTGCGGGAAGCGATATTTCCCGGCAAACTAACGGATTTCACTTCGGCGCAAGATGATCTTTGTATAGAACTCATATTGCAGGCGGCAAAGTACTTGCTTGAAAAAGATAGTGAGTTAGTTGTGCTTCTTGACGGTCGGCCTTTTTCAAAGAGATACCAAGTGGAAATGGTCCAGGATAGGGCACGGGAAATGCAAACACCTTGCAAGTTCATAGAATGTACGTGCAGCGAAGGGACCGCCATCACGAGACTTTCGAAGGGGAAAGGTGTTCATCTCGCAAAGAACAGGGATCACGATTTATATAAAAAGATCCAAAGTAGCTGGGAACCTTTGGCCGTCCCTCATCTTACGCTTGTTACGGACGGTCCCGATACCATAGATGACTTGGTTGACAAGGTCTCGGTGTACCTGCATGACTGA